The Bacteroidota bacterium genome includes a region encoding these proteins:
- a CDS encoding phosphatase PAP2 family protein, whose translation MFPDFLQHFDEQLFFLINQKWGNNFFDIILPPIRDRIFWVPLYILIAILIMWKFKRKGILLLLLLGLNFGISDQLSSSVIKPAVNRTRPCNDENLKDSVILRIDRCGVGKSFTSSHATNTFAFAVLCILFFRKRIKWLTPVALFWAFAISYAQVYVGVHYPLDIIAGGLLGTIISLIIYTLAKKYLFPKWMPELLNQANSNV comes from the coding sequence ATGTTCCCCGACTTCTTACAGCACTTTGACGAACAGCTCTTTTTTTTGATAAATCAAAAATGGGGAAATAATTTTTTCGATATTATTTTACCACCGATCCGCGATCGCATTTTCTGGGTTCCGCTTTATATTCTTATTGCAATATTAATAATGTGGAAATTTAAAAGGAAAGGAATTCTTCTGCTTTTATTATTAGGATTAAATTTCGGGATCAGCGACCAGTTGAGCAGTTCGGTTATAAAACCTGCAGTAAACAGAACAAGACCCTGTAACGACGAAAATTTAAAAGACAGTGTTATTTTGAGGATAGACCGCTGCGGGGTTGGTAAAAGTTTTACTTCGAGTCATGCCACAAATACTTTCGCATTTGCAGTGCTTTGTATTTTGTTTTTCAGAAAAAGAATTAAATGGTTGACTCCGGTTGCACTATTTTGGGCCTTCGCTATATCCTATGCGCAGGTGTATGTTGGGGTTCATTATCCTTTGGATATTATAGCCGGTGGATTACTGGGAACCATAATTAGTTTAATTATATATACTTTGGCAAAAAAATACCTGTTTCCAAAATGGATGCCGGAACTTTTAAATCAAGCAAATAGTAATGTGTAA
- a CDS encoding VCBS repeat-containing protein, with amino-acid sequence MLFAKTTNSPLILKITFAVFILCNFYSCSLLQKKETETRASVIIDKNRILPTDTDNGKLFDILTGKTTGINFINTLPDNYEHNYWRYTFIYNGGSVNIGDFNNDGLPDVFFTGVMVPHRIYINKGDLQFEDISTTAGITKNEYEWTSGSTVADVNGDGWLDIYICNSRWADPAKRGNKLFINNGDLTFTERAKEYGLTGDVTCSAANFFDYDNDGDLDMYLVTHPQDFINKFKTYYFQAIENNKNVSNKLYRNNGNNTFTDVHLEAGINNHGFGLSATVADFDEDGYLDIYVANDFGMYDFLYFNNGDGTFTDASLTALKRHSVSSMGSDIADFNNDGLLDLYYVDIEMEENYSFKTFQISSQVEILRTLINAGYGYQNRGNSLKLNNGNRTFSEIGRTAGVGVTDWGWSTFFTDFDNDGNKDLFISTGYLQDFNVDETETYTKLRRACRISDSTVYYNLVNSIPKYTLNTPNFIYKNNGDLTFKDMRDEWGIYHPSASYGSASADLDLDGDMDIICANANETPYVYKNNSEKEKTTNNYINFKLKGYGGNTYGLGTKIKIYYGDTMQYIQHTNVRGFISTTENILHFGTGKNKNIERVEITWLDGNKQELKNIVCNQTLIVDHLNAAAGFTFTAQAKSIPVFNDVKSASGINYVHVENDFEDFTREFLIPHKMSVSGPCTASGDLDGNGLDDIYIGGTFQKPGEIYFQNTPGKFSLSNIRLKADIKYEDASALIFDADKDGDNDLYIGSGGNEKIAGDKCYNDRFYLNDGNGNFIMHNDRIPQDAIPTSCVNACDFDKDGDLDLFVGGRQFPGKYLLPVSSAILQNEGGKFIDVTDKIAPALKNIGMVSSALWSDFDNDDKIDLLVTGDWMPIILLKNTGKSFENITAKSNLKNMDGWWQSINGADLDNDGDTDYILGNFGTNRRFKNTISEKTGNILPLEGYYFNKPETEYNGLMMSYYQHDIAYPVHFRERMLEQFPEVRSTIPDWDSFGKMNTSDMFGADNLTKAYHVYAYQFESAVLINNGNNNFEKINLPVEAQISPVFGIICEDFTGDGIIDILCQGNYYQTDILVMRHDGGTGLLLEGKGNGKFNPIRSFDSGFWSDGDVRALTIVECGENNSPMIVAGVNSGETKIYNYGYNKIIKANSDDVYAIVNYDDNSTQKIEFYKGEGYFSQRSNFIAITKNIRSIFIVDYQGKKREVYFVNRES; translated from the coding sequence ATGTTATTTGCGAAAACCACAAATTCACCATTAATTCTTAAAATAACTTTTGCGGTATTTATCTTGTGTAATTTCTACAGCTGCTCCCTTTTGCAAAAAAAGGAAACGGAAACACGTGCCTCTGTTATAATTGATAAAAATAGAATTTTACCAACAGATACAGACAACGGAAAACTTTTCGATATACTAACGGGTAAAACCACAGGAATTAATTTTATCAATACGCTTCCCGACAATTACGAACACAATTACTGGAGATATACTTTTATTTACAACGGCGGAAGTGTAAATATCGGCGATTTTAATAATGATGGTCTACCGGATGTTTTTTTCACGGGAGTAATGGTGCCGCATCGTATTTATATTAATAAAGGCGATCTGCAATTTGAGGATATTTCAACTACTGCCGGAATCACCAAAAACGAATACGAATGGACTTCCGGTTCAACGGTTGCTGATGTGAATGGCGATGGGTGGCTGGATATTTATATCTGCAATTCGCGTTGGGCAGATCCTGCAAAAAGGGGAAATAAATTATTTATCAATAACGGTGATCTCACTTTTACCGAAAGAGCAAAGGAATATGGTTTAACAGGTGATGTCACTTGTTCTGCAGCCAACTTTTTTGATTACGATAACGATGGTGATCTGGATATGTATCTGGTAACACATCCACAGGATTTTATCAATAAATTTAAAACCTACTATTTTCAGGCGATAGAAAATAATAAAAATGTCAGCAATAAATTATATCGCAATAATGGAAATAATACTTTTACGGATGTTCATTTAGAAGCCGGAATAAATAATCACGGATTTGGTTTAAGCGCAACTGTTGCTGATTTTGATGAGGATGGGTATCTCGATATTTATGTTGCCAACGATTTCGGGATGTATGATTTTTTATATTTTAACAACGGCGATGGAACATTTACCGATGCTTCACTCACTGCGCTAAAGCGACACAGCGTAAGTTCCATGGGTTCCGATATAGCGGATTTTAATAATGATGGATTATTGGACCTCTATTATGTAGACATTGAAATGGAAGAAAATTATTCCTTTAAAACCTTTCAGATATCGTCACAGGTCGAGATATTACGAACACTTATTAATGCAGGATATGGTTATCAAAACCGCGGAAATTCTCTCAAATTAAATAATGGCAATCGAACATTTTCCGAAATTGGAAGAACAGCCGGAGTGGGTGTTACAGACTGGGGTTGGTCCACATTTTTTACCGATTTTGACAATGATGGAAATAAAGATCTTTTTATTTCCACAGGATATTTACAGGATTTTAATGTGGATGAAACAGAAACTTATACAAAATTAAGACGCGCTTGTCGCATAAGTGATAGTACTGTATATTATAACCTTGTTAATTCTATTCCCAAATACACTTTGAATACCCCGAATTTTATTTATAAAAATAACGGCGACCTCACTTTTAAAGATATGCGTGATGAATGGGGCATTTATCATCCCTCCGCTTCTTATGGTTCTGCTTCCGCCGATCTTGACCTGGATGGAGATATGGATATAATATGCGCAAATGCAAATGAAACACCTTATGTCTATAAAAATAATTCAGAAAAAGAGAAAACAACAAATAATTATATCAACTTTAAATTAAAGGGGTATGGAGGAAATACGTATGGACTTGGAACAAAAATTAAGATCTATTACGGTGATACCATGCAATATATTCAGCACACCAATGTTCGCGGATTTATTTCTACCACTGAAAATATTCTACATTTCGGAACAGGCAAAAATAAAAATATTGAACGGGTGGAAATAACCTGGTTGGATGGAAATAAACAGGAATTAAAAAATATTGTTTGCAACCAGACTCTAATTGTTGATCACCTGAATGCCGCAGCAGGCTTTACTTTCACGGCACAAGCAAAAAGTATACCTGTTTTTAATGATGTAAAATCAGCATCCGGAATTAATTATGTGCATGTAGAAAATGATTTTGAAGATTTTACACGTGAATTTTTAATTCCACATAAAATGAGTGTGTCGGGACCATGCACAGCTTCCGGTGATCTGGATGGAAATGGATTGGATGATATTTATATTGGTGGAACATTTCAAAAACCCGGAGAGATCTACTTTCAAAATACACCCGGAAAATTTTCCTTAAGTAATATTAGATTAAAAGCCGACATTAAATATGAAGATGCCTCGGCACTTATTTTTGATGCGGATAAGGATGGAGATAACGACCTGTATATCGGTAGTGGAGGCAATGAAAAAATAGCAGGTGATAAATGTTATAACGATAGATTTTATCTCAATGACGGAAATGGAAATTTCATAATGCACAATGATAGAATTCCGCAAGATGCAATTCCTACATCTTGTGTAAATGCCTGCGATTTTGATAAAGATGGTGATCTTGATCTTTTTGTTGGAGGAAGGCAATTTCCCGGAAAATATTTATTACCGGTATCCTCTGCAATTTTGCAAAATGAAGGTGGAAAATTTATAGATGTTACCGACAAAATAGCTCCGGCATTAAAAAATATTGGCATGGTCTCGTCCGCACTTTGGAGCGATTTTGACAATGATGATAAAATTGACCTGCTGGTTACTGGTGATTGGATGCCAATTATTCTTCTAAAAAATACCGGTAAATCTTTTGAAAATATCACAGCAAAATCCAATCTCAAAAATATGGATGGATGGTGGCAAAGTATCAATGGCGCCGATCTGGATAATGATGGTGATACGGATTATATTCTTGGAAATTTTGGAACCAACAGAAGATTTAAAAACACCATCTCCGAAAAAACAGGAAATATTTTGCCTTTGGAGGGATATTATTTCAATAAACCCGAAACGGAATACAATGGACTCATGATGAGTTATTATCAGCATGACATTGCTTATCCTGTACATTTTCGCGAACGTATGCTGGAACAATTTCCCGAAGTAAGAAGTACAATTCCTGACTGGGATAGTTTCGGCAAAATGAATACCAGTGATATGTTTGGCGCTGACAATCTAACTAAAGCATATCATGTTTACGCATATCAATTTGAAAGTGCCGTTTTGATCAACAATGGAAATAATAATTTTGAAAAAATAAATTTACCGGTGGAAGCACAAATAAGTCCGGTGTTTGGAATTATTTGTGAGGATTTTACCGGAGATGGAATTATAGATATTCTTTGCCAGGGAAATTATTATCAAACCGATATATTAGTAATGCGCCACGATGGGGGAACGGGATTATTGCTTGAGGGAAAAGGTAACGGAAAATTCAATCCCATCAGAAGTTTCGATAGTGGTTTTTGGAGCGATGGAGATGTACGTGCACTCACAATAGTTGAATGCGGTGAAAATAATTCACCAATGATAGTAGCAGGTGTAAATAGCGGCGAAACGAAAATTTATAATTACGGTTACAATAAAATTATTAAAGCAAATTCGGATGATGTTTATGCGATCGTAAATTATGATGATAACAGCACGCAAAAAATAGAATTCTACAAGGGTGAGGGATATTTTTCTCAGCGATCAAATTTTATTGCGATAACGAAAAATATTAGATCCATTTTCATTGTTGATTATCAGGGCAAAAAACGGGAAGTTTATTTCGTGAATCGTGAATCGTGA
- a CDS encoding methyltransferase domain-containing protein has translation MQDKKQWFETWFDQQYYDLLYQHRDEDEAAAFLDTLMAFLHPNAGSTMLDAACGKGRHASYLAEKGFEVTGIDLSYKNIKEAKNDETEMLSFFQHDMSRVFRVNYFDFIFNFYTSFGYYKEEKQDLACIRAFASGLKKGGKLIIDFFNINYILKHLVEELNIKIDDYDFNISKSYENGFIIKKIEVSSALKKETFYESVRAINLQQFEHYFSSCGLTLIHKFGDYKLNAFDSENSERLILVAQK, from the coding sequence ATGCAAGACAAAAAACAGTGGTTTGAAACCTGGTTCGATCAACAGTATTACGATCTGTTATACCAACATCGGGATGAAGATGAGGCAGCAGCTTTCTTAGATACACTAATGGCTTTTTTGCATCCAAATGCCGGCTCTACCATGCTGGATGCAGCCTGTGGCAAGGGGCGACACGCTTCCTACCTCGCGGAAAAAGGATTTGAAGTGACGGGAATCGACCTCTCCTATAAAAATATCAAAGAGGCGAAAAACGACGAAACGGAAATGTTATCCTTTTTTCAACATGATATGAGTCGCGTTTTCCGTGTGAATTATTTCGACTTTATTTTTAATTTTTATACCAGCTTCGGATATTATAAAGAGGAAAAACAAGACCTTGCATGCATTCGGGCCTTTGCTTCGGGATTGAAAAAAGGTGGAAAACTGATCATCGATTTTTTTAATATCAACTATATATTAAAACATTTAGTGGAAGAATTGAATATTAAAATTGACGATTACGATTTTAATATTTCTAAAAGTTACGAGAATGGATTTATTATTAAAAAAATAGAAGTTTCTTCCGCTTTAAAAAAAGAAACCTTTTATGAAAGTGTAAGAGCGATCAATCTGCAGCAATTTGAACATTATTTTTCAAGCTGCGGATTGACATTGATTCACAAATTCGGCGATTACAAATTAAATGCATTCGACTCTGAAAATTCTGAACGTTTAATTCTGGTAGCCCAAAAATGA
- a CDS encoding ZIP family metal transporter, translated as MSAFQIILLILASGTGAFAAWMLRTKSHNEFLGILLSFSGAFLLGTVVLHLLPEIFETPGSTEHTHDSSISIFVLGGFFIQLIIVQFTRGVEHGHLHLHPHLTKGYVFGVFFGLSLHALMEGLPLSSQAISNIDSDSLYYGIVIHKIPETFALGALLFFSSKKSISAIILLAIFALITPIGSFLGNYLIEITSDDTLNKIIALVCGSLIHISTTIIFEASGKAHRMSMIKLAVIVGGFVLSLLSVALH; from the coding sequence ATGAGTGCTTTTCAAATTATATTATTAATACTCGCCTCAGGCACAGGAGCATTTGCTGCCTGGATGCTGAGAACTAAGTCGCATAATGAGTTTTTAGGGATTTTATTGTCGTTCAGCGGTGCATTTCTTTTGGGAACTGTTGTTTTACACCTCTTACCCGAAATATTTGAAACACCGGGGTCAACGGAACATACTCACGATAGTTCCATTTCCATTTTTGTTTTGGGGGGATTTTTTATACAGTTGATTATTGTGCAATTCACCCGCGGAGTGGAGCATGGTCACTTGCATTTACATCCGCATTTAACAAAAGGATATGTTTTCGGTGTTTTTTTCGGATTGAGTTTACATGCACTAATGGAAGGATTACCCCTTTCCTCTCAGGCAATTTCCAATATCGATTCTGATTCACTTTATTATGGAATTGTAATTCATAAGATCCCCGAAACCTTTGCATTGGGTGCATTGTTGTTTTTCTCTTCTAAAAAAAGTATTTCTGCCATTATATTATTGGCAATATTTGCTTTGATAACTCCGATCGGTTCATTCTTAGGTAATTATTTAATTGAAATTACATCTGATGATACATTGAATAAAATAATTGCATTGGTATGTGGCTCCTTAATTCATATTTCCACAACAATTATTTTTGAAGCCAGCGGGAAGGCGCACCGAATGAGTATGATAAAACTAGCTGTTATTGTAGGAGGATTTGTTTTATCTTTATTATCCGTTGCATTGCATTAA